Proteins from a genomic interval of Rosa chinensis cultivar Old Blush chromosome 2, RchiOBHm-V2, whole genome shotgun sequence:
- the LOC112189159 gene encoding (R)-mandelonitrile lyase-like — protein sequence MAVRPISLSLLLQAFAFMVVINAVVASPRPPSRNPRRPLQEPSHLKFVSNATDFPSEDYYDYIIVGGGTAGCPLAATLSSRFRVLLLERGGVAYGNRNLMTQEGFLATLMDVNTFDSPTQAFTSEDGVPNVRGRILGGSSAINAGFYSRADHEFYKRSTFKWDLKVVNESYEWVERAIVFRPELRNWQSAVRDGLLQAGIDPYNGYSFDHVVGTKTGGSTFDTLGRRHSAADLLKYAKPLNIRVAVHATVEKVLLASSTSSPVSRQSAVGVIFRDRSGRYHHAMLRKHGEVLLSAGAIGTPQLLLLSGIGPRPYLASWGIPVAHHLPYVGQFMFDNPRNGISIVPPIPLEHSLIQVVGITESGAYIESASTVIQFASPARSVFHRTPSAPLYLTVATLMEKIVGPVSAGSLRLASTDVNVNPIVRFNYFNSPVDLQRCVNGTRKIGDILRTRSMEDFKFQGWFGNRDFRFIGPALPVDQSDFDVMADFCRRTVSTIWHYHGGCIAGKVVDGDFRVIGIDALRVVDGSTFGISPGTNPQATLLMLGRYVGQKIMKDRKGGYKMVD from the exons ATGGCGGTGAGACCCATTTCGCTCTCTCTACTTCTTCAGGCGTTTGCCTTCATGGTGGTGATCAATGCCGTCGTCGCTTCTCCAAGGCCGCCGTCTCGGAACCCACGCCGCCCTCTTCAAG AGCCAAGTCACCTGAAGTTTGTTTCCAACGCCACTGACTTCCCATCGGAGGACTACTATGACTACATTATCGTGGGAGGTGGCACTGCTGGGTGCCCTTTGGCTGCGACTCTATCATCCAGGTTTCGGGTCCTCCTGCTGGAAAGAGGTGGTGTTGCTTATGGCAATCGAAACTTGATGACCCAGGAAGGTTTCTTGGCCACACTCATGGATGTCAACACCTTTGACTCTCCGACACAAGCCTTCACATCTGAAGATGGTGTTCCAAATGTCCGAGGACGCATTCTTGGAGGCAGCAGTGCCATAAATGCTGGTTTCTATAGCCGTGCAGATCACGAATTCTACAAAAGGTCCACTTTCAAATGGGATCTTAAAGTGGTGAATGAGTCCTATGAGTGGGTTGAAAGAGCAATTGTCTTCAGGCCTGAGCTTAGGAATTGGCAGTCAGCAGTTCGAGATGGCTTATTGCAAGCTGGTATTGATCCCTATAATGGGTATAGTTTTGATCATGTAGTGGGGACCAAGACTGGTGGTTCAACATTTGATACTTTGGGAAGGAGACACAGTGCTGCTGACCTTCTTAAATATGCAAAGCCATTGAATATTCGAGTTGCAGTGCATGCCACTGTGGAAAAAGTTCTGTTGGCTTCATCTACTTCATCTCCAGTGTCGAGGCAATCTGCTGTTGGAGTTATTTTTCGTGACAGAAGTGGGAGGTATCACCATGCTATGCTACGAAAACATGGAGAGGTCCTTCTCTCAGCTGGTGCAATTGGgactccacagctacttcttctgagtggtattggccCAAGGCCTTATCTTGCATCTTGGGGGATTCCAGTGGCTCATCATCTTCCTTATGTTGGGCAGTTTATGTTTGATAATCCCAGAAATGGCATCTCAATAGTGCCACCAATTCCACTGGAGCACTCACTCATTCAAGTGGTTGGCATTACTGAATCAGGGGCTTACATTGAATCAGCCTCCACTGTCATCCAATTTGCATCCCCAGCCCGCTCTGTGTTCCATAGGACACCGTCTGCACCTCTATATCTTACTGTGGCCACCCTCATGGAGAAGATTGTCGGGCCAGTCTCTGCTGGTTCTTTAAGGCTGGCTTCAACTGATGTCAACGTGAATCCTATTGTTCGATTCAATTACTTCAACAGCCCAGTGGATTTGCAAAGGTGTGTGAATGGGACGCGAAAGATTGGTGACATTCTCAGGACCAGGTCTATGGAGGATTTCAAGTTCCAGGGATGGTTTGGGAATAGAGATTTTAGGTTTATAGGGCCTGCATTGCCAGTTGATCAGTCTGACTTTGACGTAATGGCAGATTTCTGCCGCCGCACTGTAAGCACCATATGGCACTACCATGGGGGCTGCATTGCTGGGAAGGTGGTTGATGGTGATTTCCGGGTCATTGGTATAGATGCACTCCGTGTTGTTGATGGGTCTACTTTTGGTATATCACCAGGGACAAATCCTCAGGCTACCCTTCTGATGCTTGGAAG ATATGTTGGGCAGAAGATAATGAAAGACCGAAAGGGAGGATATAAAATGGTTGATTGA
- the LOC112187764 gene encoding DNA-dependent metalloprotease WSS1: MDLNDLNKVWEIKPLKKIGEEDARKILERVAKQVQPIMRKRNWKVRILSEFSPANPALQGLNIGGGAEVKLRLRRPNNEWDFYPYEQILDTMLHELCHNEHGPHNADFYNLLDEIRRECEELMGKGITGTGQGFDLPGRRLGGFSRQPPPSSLRQTALAAAESRARRGALLPSGPKRLGGDSNIKAALSPIQAAAMAAERRLHDDLWCGSKSLEGDTNVQGHVGTSQKPQAFTVTDGRSTQTSTQPKPGPEKVDDQSKWQCSTCTLLNEELALTCAACATLKDNTKFKVWSCKFCTLENRVGVERCLACGEWRYSYAPPVSNRGPYVGT; the protein is encoded by the exons ATGGATCTCAATGATCTTAACAAGGTTTGGGAAATCAAACCACTTAAGAAAATTGGAGAAGAGGATGCAAGAAAAATCCTTGAGAGAGTTGCAAAGCAAGTGCAGCCTATAATGCGCAAGCGTAATTGGAAAGTCCGAATCCTTTCTGAATTCAG TCCTGCCAACCCGGCTCTTCAAGGGCTCAATATAGGAGGAGGTGCTGAAGTTAAGCTCAGACTGCGAAGGCCAAACAACGAATGGGATTTCTATCCGTATGAACAGATCCTCGATACAATGCTGCATGAGCTCTGCCACAACGAGCATGGTCCTCATAATGCCGACTTTTACAACCTTTTGGACGAGATCAGAAGG GAATGTGAGGAACTGATGGGTAAAGGGATTACCGGCACTGGACAAGGATTTGATCTTCCTGGGAGACGTTTGGGTGGTTTCTCACGTCAACCCCCTCCATCATCTCTACGCCAGACTGCCTTGGCTGCTGCTGAAAGCAGAGCACGTCGTGGAGCTCTATTGCCTTCAGGACCTAAGCGTTTAGGTGGGGATAGCAACATTAAGGCTGCTTTGAGCCCAATACAAGCTGCTGCTATGGCTGCAGAAAGGAGACTACATGATGATCTATGGTGTGGGTCAAAGTCTTTAGAGGGTGACACTAATGTCCAGGGTCATGTCGGAACTTCTCAAAAGCCACAAGCTTTCACAGTTACTGATGGAAGATCTACCCAAACTTCTACTCAACCAAAGCCAGGTCCGGAAAAAGTAGATGATCAATCGAAGTGGCAATGTAGTACATGCACTTTACTAAATGAG GAATTGGCATTGACATGTGCAGCCTGCGCGACTTTAAAAGATAACACCAAGTTTAAGGTTTGGTCTTGCAAATTTTGTACATTAGAAAACAGAGTTGGGGTAGAAAGATGCTTAGCTTGTGGAGAATGGAGATACTCATATGCTCCTCCTGTCTCCAATCGCGGACCTTATGTTGGCACCTGA